Genomic segment of Melospiza georgiana isolate bMelGeo1 chromosome 27, bMelGeo1.pri, whole genome shotgun sequence:
TCCAACCCCAGCATCCCATTCTATCCCACACAATCCTGCTCCAACCCCagcatcccattccaccccacATAATTCTATCCCACTCCTCAATCCCGTCCATCTCGcctcatctcatcccaccccttATCCTGCACTATCTCACCTCACTCCATCCCAAAGCACCTCACCCTTCATTCCCTCCTGTTCCAACCTCagcatcccattccaccccacACAATTCTGTTCCAACCCCAGCATCCCATTCTATCCCACAGAATTCTGTTCCAGCCCCAGTATCCCATTCCATCCTACACAATACCATCCCACTCCTCAATCCCGTCCATCTCACCCCATCTTATCCCACCCTCTATACCACCCTATGTCAAAcccacatcccatcccatcttaTCCCATCGCACCTCAAACCCAAATCCCACTCCATCCCACTCCATCCCACTCCATCCCATGCCATCTGAAACCCACATCCCACCCCATCTGAAACCCACATCCCactccatcccaaacccacatcccactccatcccaaacccacaTCCCACTCCATCCCACTCCATCCCACGCATCCCACCCCATTTCAAAccacatcccaccccatcccacgCACCCCACTCCATCCCACgcatcccaccccatcccatttcaaacccacatcccaccccatccTACCCCATCCcactccatcccaccccatcccaaacccacatcccaccccatccTACCCCATCCcactccatcccaccccatcccaaacccacatcccaccccatcctatcccatcccactccatcccaccccatcccaaacccacatcccactccatcccactccatcccacgcatcccaccccatcccaaacccacatCCCACTCCATCTGAAACCCACATCCCACTCCATCCCATGCCATCTGAAACCCACATCCCACTCCATCCCACTCCATCCCACgcatcccaccccatcccaccccatcccagcgCACCGTTCCATCCCCTCCCGTCCTGCCGCCGGTgccgcgcccccgccccgctccgccccgggGAGGCGGCGGCAGCCCCGGGCGGAGCGCGGTTCTCtcccggctccgctcggctcctcggccggccccgctcggccccgctcggccccggcccccgccccgcggtGCCTGCGGCGGGGCCAAGCcgcgccccgctccgccgctATAAGAGCGCGGTGCGCCCCGCGAAGCAGGTACCGGCGGGGCCGCTCCGCTCCTCCAGCCTCCGCGGGtccagggggaggaggaggaggaggagggaggaagggggggGCCGGGCGCTGCTTTCTCCCCCCCGCGCCTCCCCCGAACCCCGATGCGGCCGGCCTGAGCAGCCGGGACGatgctgccgctgctgccgctgctgctgctgagcgcGGGGGCTGCCCCGGAGCCCGACTCGGCGCTGGTCACCCCGCTGCGCCTGGACCCCGACATCAACGGGCCCGCTTACTTCAGGGGCGGCCCTGCCGAGCCCCCGCGCGGGGGGCAGGCGGTGGTGATCCAGCTCTCGGCGTTCGGGGAGGATTTCTACCTGCACCTCTCCCCCGACGCCCGCTTCATCGCGCCCGCCTTCGCCGCGCACTACCTGGGGGCGGCCGCCCGCCCGCTGCCCGCGCTCCGCCACTGCTTCTACTCGGGGGATGTCAACGCCGACCGCGAGTCCTTCGCCGCCCTCAGCCTGTGCGGGGGCCTCCGCGGCGCTTTCGGCTACCGGGGAGCCGAGTACCTGATCGGCCCGGTGCCGGGGGGCGCGCCCGGGGGGCTCCACCGCCtgcagcgccgcagccccggccgccCCGTCGGGGCCGGAGCGCCCCGGTGCGCCGTGGGCTCCGGGCTCACCCCCGGCGTGCTGCAGGCGCTCGACAAGTACCGGGGGCGTGCGGGGGGCAAAGGCGGCCGCGCCAAGCGCTTCGCCTCGGTCCCGCGCTACGTGGAGACCTTGGTGGTGGCCGACGAGTCGATGGTGAAGTTCCACGGGGATGACCTGCAGCACTACCTGCTCACCCTGATGGCCACGGCCGCCCGCCTCTACAAGCACCCCAGCATCCGTAACCCCATCCAGATCTCCGTGGTCAAGTTCCTCCTGATCGGGCAGGATGACAAGGGGCCCAAAGTCACCAGCAACGCCGCCCTCACCCTGCGCAACTTCTGCGCCTGGCAGAAGAAGTGGAACAAGGTCAGCGACAAGCACCCCGAGTACTGGGACACCGCCATCCTCTTCACCAAGCAGGTGGGTGCAGGGgggccccaggagctgctccccccgGCACGGAGCACTGGGCTGAGGTGTTCTGCCACCCGTGTGCATGTTGTACTGTTGGGGAGGTTGtacctgtgcctgtccctgtttCCCAGGGAACCTCCACTCTCAGATGCTGGGTGGGGGGGCCAGGGGCATGGGGCAAGCAGACTTGGGCCAGCcttgctgtcccctgggcaggTTTTGGCTAGCAGCCTGGAAAAATCCCTGCCATGGGGTGAGTGAGGCCAGGAGGTGTCCAcaggcagaaagctgctgctccatctcctgccTCCATGCAGGAGCTTGGCAGCGAGTGCCCTGCGGCTCTGAGTGCGCCCTGAAATGAGAGGTCTGAGCCCAGAAGAGGAGGAGCATGGTCCtgttccccctccccagctgggaAGAGCTCACAGTGCCACCTGCCAAGAAAAAACCTCTCCCTGCTTCCTCTGACTCATGCCTGAGGTTCTCCTGAGAACCTGGACCTCTCCTCAGCACTGGCTGCGCTGCATGGAGCCGGTTCAgggctggaagtgaagcaccGGAGATCAGCCAGCACTCCAGCCCTCGAGtgggggagagcagagagccACTGCCCCCAGTGCTGTGGGCTGGCTGCATCCCTGGGGTGGGAGAGAGGCTTGGAGCTGCCTCTGGCAGGGCTCCGTGGTGATGTGGCGTGTGGGATGAGCTCTGCATCCTCCCACCCCCACAATCTGGGTGACACCAAagctcccacagcctctccccaCTGTTCCTCCCTCCCTGTAGTCCTGTCTCAGTGTGGACATCAGTCCAGTGCCTgcatcccaaaatccctgaTGGGATGGGAGGAGGATGAGCCCGGCGTGGAGGGGTCAGTCACGTCTTATCTTGGCTGCAGCAGGCTTTGGCAGAAAAGGCTCCTTGCATTTTCTCCTTCTACTATCCCTGCCCAGATGTTTTTGGATGAGGGACAGGTGAGGAActcccctcagcagcagggagaccattcccaaaatattttttccaggtCAAGCCCTTGTGGTGGGTGGGAAGGATATAGCATCCAGCTCAGTCCAGCTGTCCCtagcctgggctggagcaggactgAGCTGTGCAGGACGTGTAGGATCTTGTCCTGTGTGTCCTCTTGTCCTCCCCACCCCGGGCCAGCTGTAAATCCTCGGGGAGCACAGGCAGGATGGAaggccaggctgctggagcagctgacaGAGGAGGACTCTGCTGACACCTCTGCTGACACCAGGCAGCTCCACCTCTGGTGGAAGCCCCGTGAGGTCACTGGAGCTGCACGTGGGACAGAGCCGGTCCCAGCCATTCAAAAGATGTGGATCACGTCTGGGCTGCATTTTTTACACATTGCTAAACCATCCATTCCTGAAATCCCAAAGCAAGCTCAATGCAAAGGCACACGGTCAGGGAGACATCTGCCTTCCTTGAGTGCATCCATCTGTGGTCCCCTGACATCCCAAAGCTTATCTTCCTGCCAAAAAGCTGTTACATAAGCCCCCGACTTAAATTTCACCTCCAGCCTGGTTGATAGGCAGTTTTCACTGTGATGATGAGCTGCTGACGAATGGGGCTCTCTTTTACTGCTTGGATTTGCTCCCTTCCAACACTGAACGATGGATTTGCCTTTGGGAAGCTCAGTCCTGATCAGCTGGAGGGTGCAGATTCCCTTCCTGCCTGAGCCACTGCTTGTTGGAGGGTCCTGCAGAGCTTCAGCTGCCCTCCTGGAAATATCCCTGCACACCATGGCAAGGGGCTTGTCCATCCTTCCCACCCCTCCTGGACCTCACACCGGCTGCACATCTTTGCTTGCTGTAAAACCAAAGGGAAGTTGCATGGAGGAAGATCTGGCTGCAGCCTAGCACCGGTGGGAGTTTGGAAACTGCAGCTCAAGCCTCACTTTTTGGAGTTGCTTTGGATGCACACAGGAAGcctctgtggcagggagagatcTTATGATTCTGAGCAGGTGAATTAATGCTCAAGGATCCCCCTGACTGACCTGTGGAACGTCTTGAGAAGCTCACAAGGGATGATGAGAAGCCTTGGGAGGTGCCATGCAGGAAGGTCAGGCTGTCAGAGTGCTGATGCACTGAGCAGGTTGCCTGCAGCCCCTTGGGAGACCAAGGgtcctccctgtccctgtgccagcagagggGACACCAGTGACAGagagcaaaggcagagctggctccttGCACGGTGCTTTCCACCTTAAACCTCTTCCATTTctctctgctcccctcctgAGCAGCCTCAACACCGGCAAGGCTGAAGGAGGTGTGCAGGTGGGGGATCAGGACCTGTCATTGAAGCCCAGAGatgctgcctggcacagccaggctgtcctGAGGAGGCTGTGGTGAGGGAAAAGcccccagagagctgctggtggTGAATCCCAGCGAGGCTCGGAGCGAGAAGTGGGTCAGTGTGTCAGTGCAGGTGTTGGGCTGGGAGCCAAGGCTCGCTGTGCTGGCGAGGAAAGAACTCTTCAAAGAGCACTGAGAGCTCTTCagagagccctgagcagggagctgtggggctgggacatTCCTCCCCACGCCTCATCCTCGCCCCCAAACCCCCAGTGCTGGCCAgagaattttgcattttctccttCCATTATCCCTGACCAGATGGTTTTGGATTAGGGACAGGTGAGGaacctcctcagcagcagcgAGACCATTCAAAAGCAGAGCATGGGCAGGGGCTCCTGGGCAAGCTGCACCCCTGGCTTGGCTCAGGGTGGTGCTGCCACTGGGTCTTGGTGTGTTTGGGGTCTGGGACTCTGCCCCTGGGCTTGCCAGCACCGTTAACCAACCTGTGCCCAGcagtggtggcactgccagggcaagGTGGGGCTGCCACCTCTTCCTCTGGGAtcagggatgcagcagggccccagctgggcagggaaacTGCAGAGCAAAGCGCTGAGCTCAGTTGTGTGCTGGGGTTTTCCACCACCAGAGCAGACCCAGACGTTTCTTCACGTCACCTCTCTGGAGATGCCGGTCCTGCTGTGGCCCCAGGTCTCCTGTTAAAGCCATCTCAGGCCTGGCTGGGGCTCTCTGAAGTCATCAGGGCTGTGATTTACCCACGGCTGAACCTGCCTGCGCGGGAATGCCTGCAGCTTGGAAACCTTGCTGGAAATattggcagagcagctcctgtagGATTCGGAGCAACCCAGGCGCTTTGGCTGGGCGAGTGCTGAGCATGAATCACACTTATTTATAGCATGGGAGCGCCCAGAGAGTCCCTCACTTTTCTTTTCATGTGGAAAACAGCTCCGTGCCCGCTGCATGgcctccctggcagccctggggcagcacccagggagGGGAGGATGCTCCAGCCCTCCCAAAGCCAAACCAcacccagcagggcaagggagcaCGTGGGACAAGGttgctgccaggctgcagtaTTGGTGTGTCTTGAATGGACTTTTTTTAGCACGAGCACCTGAAAAAGGGCAGATCTGCCCATGATGAGACCCttcccagcctctctgctggcaACATCTATGTAGGATGTGGCTGTCTTCAATGTGGGGGTGGAAGCCTGGGCTGGTTCCTCCAACACCCCAATTCTATCCTGTCCCACTCCCCCATCCCACCTCattccattcccatcccaccccatcccatcctgcccgttatgccatcccatcccatcccatcccatcccatcccatcccatcccatcccatcccatcccatcccatcccaccctttATTCCATCCTGTTCCAACCCCagcatcccattccatcccacacAATCCTGCTCCAACCCCAGCATCCCATTCCTGGGCTGGTTCCTCCTGGGCTGGTTCCTCCTTTGATCAGCTGGGCTTGGTTGCTCCTTGAAGGGTGGCTGCAGAGTGTCTTAGAGAGGCAGGAGCACCTTCTTTAGCCTTGGAAACCTCTGGACCTGGTCCAgggctttctttttccttggaaGAAGCCGAGAAATGAGATTGAGAAGTGGCTCAACCCTTCAGGACACGTGTTCCCATCCCACCTGGGTCTAGTCCTTGAGCTCACACTTAAGACCAAGTGAACCAAACTGGCTCATCTGTGACAAAACCAGCTCCACCCTGGCCGGAGGAGCTGTTTGGGTAGGAAAAGCTGTTGCTGAAGGCAGGGCAGGATGCTACACACATCCCTGGTGCAAACACAGGGTTGCAGCCTGGACTGGGTCAGGACTGAGGTGTGCTTTCCACTTCTTTGGGCTTTCTTCCCATCAGGAGCTCCCCGTGGTGGCCAGGGATGAGGTGGGAAAGGAGAACAGTGACAcctgtgctgtcccctgtgctaaccccttccctgtgtgcctggcaggacctgtgcgGTGCCACCACCTGTGACACGCTGGGCATGGCAGACGTGGGCACCATGTGTGACCCCAAGCGCAGCTGCTCCGTCATCGAGGACGACGGGCTGCCCTCGGCCTTCACCACCGCCCACGAGCTGGGTAAGGCTCctgccctcctcttcctctcagcAGCACTCCCAGCGTTCAGACTGCCCTGGTTTTGACCTCTGGGAGATGAGACAACAGGTGGTACCTGGTGGGGCAGAGTAGAAATTTTCTAGAGTAGAAATCTATTTTGATTTAAGTAGAATGTACATCTTTAAAGTATGTAGCTTCTGACTGCAAAAGCTTAGGCTCaaagaaactgcttcagtgaaaGACAGATAAGAGGGAAAGAGACAGAGAGTGatagagagggacagagactgctgTGAAGCAAGTCAACTTGACcgagaaattcttcctgataaagaagaactagcaGCAAATGTCATGCAAAATTCgtaaaaatgaatatgcatGAATTTCAGTTATTGTGAaattgtatgcatatgtatttgagaagGAGATTaaaagagacctgaagttcCCAGAGGTACCCATGTCATTTTAAGAAAACGATTCCCACATGCTGTAATAAACACaccagctttacaactttcacaaaagttgtggagttttgtttatctCCACAAAACACTGGTGATAGGGAAACTCTGCCTTTCCCCCTGAGCCAGATGGGAGagggctgctgagggagctggaggagctttGCTCTCATGGTTGCTCCCACAGCTGGGTTTCCAGGATTCAGGAGCCTGAAATAACAGGCAGAGGGCACACCTacctctgtgcagctgctgaagtCACCTGTCACCTTCTCTTCACAACTTCCCTTGCCCTTCCTTTCCCCTGTGCTTTCCACGTGCATGAGGCATCTGGGAGAGGGCTGGAATGTTTGCTGGCTCTTCTGGGCTGTCCACAGCTGTAATCCTTGTGGGTCTGCCCCACTCCACGTCTCAGTGTCTGCTGAAAGAAGCTGGGGGGGTTCCTGCTCTCGTGCTGTGCTGGGTTATTCATGCTGCCTCCCTTATCCCACCCCCAGGGCACGTGTTCAACATGCCCCACGACAATGTGAAGGCCTGTGAGGAGGTCTTTGGCAGGCTGAAGACCAACCACATGATGTCCCCCACCCTCATCCAGATCGACCGTGCCAACCCCTGGTCAGCCTGCAGCGCTGCCATCATCACTGACTTCCTGGACAGTGGCCATGGtgagccctgctgtgtccctcaccccctgcccgtgtccctgtcccctgggaaCAGGgtccagccctgcaggtccTTACTGGGAAAAGATGGTTGGCTGTAGAGCTCTTCCTCTTTTGACTCTGCAAACAAATCCAGAAGGAAATGGGAGGTTGGCAGCATTTCTGTAGTGTCCAGAcctcctgggtgtccccagcagtgaCATCTGCActcaggctgctggcagagctctaAGGAACCACCAGGGGATGGAATCATCTGTGTCTGTGATACAGCCAAGGTTGAGGGCATCCCTGGGCTAGCTTTGGCCCAATCTCTCCCTcatctccctgcagctgtgccttccctccccaccctggTCCCTACAGCCCCCAGGAGCTGACAGACCCTCTCCCACTCCTGCAGGGGACTGTCTGCTGGACCAGCCTGCCAAACCCATCCCTCTGCCCGAGGACCTGCCGGGCACCAGCTACAGCCTGAACCAGCAGTGCGAGCTGGCCTTCGGCGtgggctccaagccctgcccctACATGCAGTACTGTGCCAAGCTGTGGTGCACGGGCAAGGCCCGCGGGCAGATCGTGTGCCAGACCCGGCACTTCCCCTGGGCCGACGGCACCGCCTGCGGCGACGGGCGCTTCTGCCTCAAGGGAGCCTGCGTGGAGAGGCACAACGTCAGCAAGTACAGGGTGAGTGACAATGCTAGGAACCtgaaacaccccaaaaacaggTCACTCAGTGAGTACAGGGTGAGTGCCTCTGCTGGGAATgcaaaaacacccccaaaacaGGTCACTCAGTGAGTACAGGgtgagtgcctgtgctgggagacACTAAACAGGTCACTCAGCGAGTACAGGGTGAGTGCCAATGCTGGGAATGCAAAAACAGGTCACTCAATGAGTGCAGGATGAGTCACTCAATGAGTCCTCTGCTGGGAACCCCCAAACACCCCACTCAGTGAGtacaggatggttccctgtgctgggaacccccaaacaccccaaaaacaggTCACTCAGGGAGTATAGGGTGAGGGCCTGTGCTGGGAACCCCCAAACACCCCACTCAGTGAGTACAGGATGGGTCCCTATGCTGGGAACCCCCAAACACTCCACTCAGCAAGTACAGGgtgagtgcctgtgctgggagacACAAAAACACCCCACAGGGTCACGCAGTGAGTACAGGGTGAgtgcctctgctgggagcccccaaattccccaCTCAGCAAGTACAGGGTACACATTGCACTTGGGGCTATAGTCtggttgaggtgttagggcataggttggactcgatgatcttagagatctcttccaacctcattatttGGTGATTCTGTTTGTGGGCAGTTGGAGGTTTTCCTTGAGAAGACATGGCTCCAGGTGTGGGGATGATGGGTGTGCAGTGGTTGGAGGTTTTCCTTGTGAAGGGATGGCGGGTGATGGATGTGAAGGAATGAAGGACGATGGGTGTGCAGGGGTTGGAGGTTTTCCTTGTGTAGGGATGACTCCAAGTGTGGAGGTGATGGGGTGATGGGTGTGCAGCAGTTGGAGGTTTCCCTTGTGTAGGGATGGTTCTAAGTGTGGAGATGATGGGTGTGCAGCAGTTGGAGGTTTTCCTTGTGTAGGGATGGCTCCAAGTGTGGAGGTGATGGGGTGATGGGTGTGCAGCGGTTGGAGGTTTCCCTTGTGTAGGGATGGCTCTAAGTGTGGGGATGATGGGTGTGCAGCAGTTGTAGGTTTCCCTTGAGAAGGAATGGCGGTGATGGAGTGAAGGAATGAGGATGATGGGTGTGCAGCCCCTCaggctgtccctccctgcaggtggACGGCGGCTGGGCCAGGTGGGCGCCGTACGGGCCGTGCTCCCGCAGCTGTGGTGGCGGGGTGCAGCTGGCCAGGCGCGAGTGCAGCGACCCCGTGCCGGCCAACGGGGGCTCCTACTGCGAGGGCATCCGCGTCAAGTACCGCTCCTGCAACCTGGAGCCCTGCGCTGCTGCAGGTAAGGCCTGGGGCTCAGCTGTAACCACCCCAGAAAACCAAAGCTGGAGGTGCAGGCTGGCGCCCAACACCAACTCTCTGTTGTTTTCAGTACCAGGGAAGAGCTTCCGTGAGGAGCAGTGCGAGGCTTTCAATGGCTACAGCCACAGCACGAACCGCCTGACTGCCTCCGTCTCCTGGGTTCCCAAATACTCCGGCGTCTCGCCCCGGGACAAGTGCAAGCTCATCTGCAGGGCCAACGGCACCGGCTACTTCTATGTGCTGGCACCCAAGGTTGGTGAGAGACCCCCAGGGTCAGTGCCTGGACTGTGGGATGGCTCCAGTGCCCCTGGAGATGAATTGACTTGCCTTGTCTGGTGGGTGGATGGTGTTAGGTGAGGTGCCACCAGTGTGGTATGAATCAGCTTGGCACTGGAGCTGGTCCATGGAGGGTCTTCCTTTAGAAGATGACATTTTTACCTCTTGTAAAGGTGCCTCTGGCGTATTCCTGTGGTCCTGGGATAGAGGATGATAGTTTGGGTACTGGGGAAGCAATGGCAGAGTGGACATCCAGACACAGGACTGAGTGGGATGGTGTTGGCAGTGTCCCCTGTGCAGCTTGTTCCCTGCAATGGAAAGGATAGGAAATTCTCTAGATGGGAGCAGAAAACAGATGTAGCCCCATCTATCTCTTCTCAGAGACCCCAAAATCCTGCCTGCAAAGCAGAACATGAGCAAAGAGTGACATGGTGCCTGCTGGCATCTCCTCAGGACCTGTCAGATGGATTGGGgtgggatgggcacagctgggaggcCTCGGGAGGTGTGAGAGGGTAATGCAGCAGCTTGTTTTTCTCACCTGGTTTAGGTTGTGGATGGCACCCCTTGCTCCCCAGACTCCACCTCGGTCTGTGTCCAGGGCAAATGCATCAAGGCAGGCTGTGATGGGAAATTGGGCTCCAAGAAGAAGTTTGACAAATGCAGCGTCTGCGGAGGAGACAACAAGAGCTGCAAGAAGGTCTCAGGCTTGTTCACCAAACCCATGTGAGTGTTCAGTTATCATGTGTGCTTCCCCAACTCCCAGCTCTCTGTTTTGGTGTGGGGGATGCAGGATTGTGGAGATGGTGATGGGATAAATCCATCCTGAGCCAGATCTGCTGGTGCTCGTGCACATCACTGCACAGACACCTGGCCTGGCTCTGAAGGAGCAGCACAACACATTTAATGTCCTGCTGACTTCTGCTGATGGAGTGCTGTTGAGCCAGAGGGGCTGAAGCATCTTCCTGTAAGTGGGTGACATCAGCCTATGCAAAACTCAACGCAGCAAGGAAATTCAAACTGATCCTCACAGGAAGAAGACAAAAGTAGGGGTGGGAGGATATCAGTAATTCCCCATGTCACAGATAGGAGCTGATTGACATTTCCCAAATGTTTTCTCTTCAGAGACATTTTGGGTAATTGAATCATTACCAACACTTTTATCTTTACATGGTGGTTTCCCTCCCTGGCAAGCATTTTTCACAATAGAAGATTTCTAGCTATATCATATTTGGAATAACATTGATTTGCATAGcgatttcttttttctgcatcTTGGGCAAAGGTTTGGCGCTTTCTCACTTTTTGCTGGTTCTGGAcagtttttctttcatgtgTTCATATCTTTTTCACCTGAAGTGTGGTCTGTGCATTGTTTTCTGTGCCTGGTGTCCTGCCCCAAAGTctcccccctgccccagcccacagagcaggCTTTGCCCCTGAGCAAGGCAGTCCTATGGGGATAGCTCAATCCCTCTTGGAGACAGTGTGTCCAAATACCCAGGCCACTCGTAGCCGTGGGTACCTTAAGCAAGCTAAGTGGATTTCAGCTCTTTAGTGACTATCAGCTCTCTTatgatttcagctctttgcttgctaagGCACCAGAGGGCTAGGGGAAGAAGCAgatgagagagagaaggagaggtCCTGATGGTTCCACAGTGATGGGTTTATTGAGGGGTCTGTGGAGGGTTCCAGCTACGGCTTTTCTTCTCCCGAATGGGCTAAACCAGCCCCTTTTCATAGGGTACAGAGGGATCTAAACTTGTCCAATAGTAGGGGTTAGGGGAAAGTGACCTATGGGGTTACAGAGATAAGCTAGGGTCCGAGCAGCAGAAGACAGGAGCTTATTTTGCTGTCTCATCATGACTCAGCATTTCCTGCTGTTAAGTCTCA
This window contains:
- the ADAMTS15 gene encoding A disintegrin and metalloproteinase with thrombospondin motifs 15; the protein is MLPLLPLLLLSAGAAPEPDSALVTPLRLDPDINGPAYFRGGPAEPPRGGQAVVIQLSAFGEDFYLHLSPDARFIAPAFAAHYLGAAARPLPALRHCFYSGDVNADRESFAALSLCGGLRGAFGYRGAEYLIGPVPGGAPGGLHRLQRRSPGRPVGAGAPRCAVGSGLTPGVLQALDKYRGRAGGKGGRAKRFASVPRYVETLVVADESMVKFHGDDLQHYLLTLMATAARLYKHPSIRNPIQISVVKFLLIGQDDKGPKVTSNAALTLRNFCAWQKKWNKVSDKHPEYWDTAILFTKQDLCGATTCDTLGMADVGTMCDPKRSCSVIEDDGLPSAFTTAHELGHVFNMPHDNVKACEEVFGRLKTNHMMSPTLIQIDRANPWSACSAAIITDFLDSGHGDCLLDQPAKPIPLPEDLPGTSYSLNQQCELAFGVGSKPCPYMQYCAKLWCTGKARGQIVCQTRHFPWADGTACGDGRFCLKGACVERHNVSKYRVDGGWARWAPYGPCSRSCGGGVQLARRECSDPVPANGGSYCEGIRVKYRSCNLEPCAAAVPGKSFREEQCEAFNGYSHSTNRLTASVSWVPKYSGVSPRDKCKLICRANGTGYFYVLAPKVVDGTPCSPDSTSVCVQGKCIKAGCDGKLGSKKKFDKCSVCGGDNKSCKKVSGLFTKPMHGYNFVVVIPAGASNIDIRQRGYKGLVSDDNYLALKNAQGKYLLNGHFIVSAVERDLMVKGSVLRYSGTGTAVESLQAFKPIQEPLTLEVLSVGKMTPPRVRYSFYLPKESKEDKSSYKKEGKTPPDLNNSVLSLSNRLDGGRPSYKRPSYKWAVGGWEACSVTCGDGLQKRSVACRDSYGQPAAECDAAQRPADVRLCGEPCPAWEAGPWSSCSKSCGRGFKRRALKCVVPTGRLLPRESCNFRRKPQELDFCTLRPC